GGCATAGTGGTCGTTCACGGACTGCATGCCGACCTTCGCGGTGACGGAGGTATCCGGAATCTTGAAGAACACGTAGACTTCCTTGGTCTCGAGCTGGATGGAATCGGCCGAGAGAGCTCCACCGCCGTTCCGCGCCCCGTTCTGCGCAGCGCCCTCGCCCCAGGTCATATCGCTTTCGAAATGGAACACGGCTCTTGCGACTTCGGTGCCGACGTCGAACTTGATACGGGCACGATGCTCGACGTACGCATTGGTCTGCTCTGCCGCATCCGTCCGGATGCTCGGCCCGCCGGAGCCGTCGAAGAAGCTTGAAAGCATCGCTTTCGCACGGTAGAACCCGGTCACCTTCAGGTCCGCCATCGCCGGGGCGGCGAACGCCACCACCAGGACGGCCGCCAGCAATACGATCCAGCCTTTCCGCATGATTCCCCTCCTTGAGAGATAAGATCCTATTCTTCCCCTTGATCCTGATGCAGGAAAAGCACTCCGTCCGAATCGATCCGCCTCCTCCTACCCTCACCTCCTCCCGGTTTTATTTAATCTCCTGGGCCTTTTATGCCCCGACCACCCGCGTCACGCACGCCGAAAATGTAGAAAACCCTTTTGTTTTCCGACCTGAATACCATCCCCCCAATACCTTGTCAAGGTTTTTCCGTGCATGGGCAGGCACTACTCCTTATTCCACCCGATAGATATGCAGCCGGCTGACCTTGTCGCGGAGGACCGTTCCCGTCTGCTCGATCGCCGAAGCGACGACTTTCCCGCCTTTCGGGAAGGGAGGCATGTTCAGGAAATCCGCTCCCGACAGAAACAGGCTCGTTCCCTGGGTCCCCGCTTTTTCGAGGAATTCTCCCACCTCCCACTGAAGCAGCGCCAGCCGCGTGGAGTCGTAGGTTCCGCCCGCAAGGTCGAGCAGCCCTTTCTTTACCTCCGTCGCCAGGACCAGGGGATCCCCCCCGCTTCCCGGTATGACGCGCGCCGGCATCCTCAAGGGGATGCGCATCCGGCGCCCTTCGATCTCTATGTAAGGCCCCCACTCGAAGGAATCCATTCCGTACCCGTACCGGGCGCGCGATTTGTAGATGCTCTTCCCCGAAGAGTCGAGCACCCGGAGATACGATTCCTCGTCCGTGTACAGGAGGCGCCACTCGTTTCCGAACCGGCCGGAGGAAAGCCCGAGCGCGCCGGACGAAAGCGGACTGATCTTCGTCTCGTGGGGGAACTCCTCCCCCGCGGCCAGGATCTTGCCGTCCCAGCGAAGCGGAACGATCTTCCCCTGGAACGGGGAAACCACCCCCTGGTACTGCCCGACCAGCGTCGGCTTCCCGTTCCAGTCCGGCAGGACGACCAGGAAGTAGCGGATCTTCCCCGCGACCTCCTCGTAGAGGTCTCCCCTCTTTTTCAGAATGAACGACTGGATCGACTCCTCGATGAGGTTGGTGACGACGATTTCCTGCTCGCCGTCCCCGTCCAGGTCGATGGCGTCGACGGCCAGAATGTGTTCGCTCAAGGGCCGGCGGATCCGGGTATACGGGAGGACTTCTTCGCCCTTCACCTGGTATATGTAAATGACGTTTTTCCCGTAAGCCGCCACCAGCCCGTTCCCCTCGGCGTCCCTGCGGACGGTGACGACGCCGTACAACTCGTCGCTGATCTTGTCGGACTGTCCGACCTTTTTAATGGAAGAAGGCACCCAGCCGCCGGCGAGCGTCGTCGGGGCGGGAGCGGCTGCCGCGGAGGGGGCGGCCGCCTGGGACTGGGAGGGGCCGGAGGCGCCGCCGATCGCCTGCGGGGCGAGGACGGGAGCCGCAAGGACGGGCGCTGCGGCCACCGGCGCAGGGGACACCGCCCGAACCGCTCCCTGGACGCCGAAAACCTTCTCCGCGATCTCGCCCGACATGGCTCCGAGCTGCGCGATGATTTCGTCTTCCGTCGCCGCGGAGGCGAAGAAGGCCCCCGCGCTCTTCCCCTCCGCCAGGTCGGTGACCGTGGCGTCGATGCTGTATCCCTTGCCGACTTTCGAGACCGTGCCCTGCAGCAGGAGAGGATACTTCGCCTCCAGCGCCGATTCCGCGGGCGATTTTCCGTCCGCCGGGAGGAGGAGGACGTCCGCGCCGGCAAGCGCCATCAGTCGGGACGCCAGCAGCCGCGGAAGGACGGCCACCGTCGATCCGATATCTTCTTTCGCGAGGGAAACGAAGGGGGCCACCGCGATGCGCCGGGGATACCCGGCGGCGGCAACCGGGGTCGCGGGCGAGAGGAGAAACGACAGGGTCAGGACGGCGCCGAGGAACCGCGCCGCGATTCGGGCCTGGTTACACCGCATCCGGGGAATCTAACAGAGCGTCGGTGGCACGTCAACGATTAAGCCGGGCCGCAAGCTTCCCCTGGATGCCTCCGAAGCCGCCGTTCGACATCAGGAGGACCAGGTCGCCGGGCCTGCAGCTCCCGGCGACGTGCTCGACGATGTCGTCCACTTCCCGGATGAACCGCGCCGGGTGACCCATCGCCTGAAGCCCTGCGGCCACGTCTTCCGGCGACAGCCGCTCCTCTTCCGGAATTTTATCCGCCCCGAACACTCCCGCGACGACGACCTCATCGGCCTCGGCGAGCGCCTCGGTGAACTCCCGCTGGAACACTTTCCGGCGGCTGGTGTTGGAACGGGGCTCGAAGACCGCGACGACCCGCCGACCCGGGTACCTCCCGCGGACCGCCCGCACCGTTTCCCGGACCGCCGTGGGGTGGTGGGCGAAATCGTCGATCACCAGGATGCCGCGGAATTCCCCCACCACTTCCTGCCGTCTGCGCACCCCGGCGAACCGCTCGAAGGCCGATGCCACCCGGTTGGCCGGGAATCCCAGCCGCATCAGGACGATCGCGACACCCGCGGCGTTGGCGGCGTTGTGGATGCCGGGCAGCGGGAAACGGAAATCGAGCGCCCGCTCCCAGTTCTCCATCCGGAAGGCCGTCATTCCTCCCGCTTCCCCCGTTCCCCGCACCGACCAGGATTCCCGACCGGCCGTCCCCTCCGCGGCGCCGTCCTTCGTCGAATAGAAGACCACCGGGCAGCGCGCCTCCCCCGCCACCTCGACGACGTCGCGGTAATCCGCGCACGCGACGAGCAGCCCGTCGGGAGGAAGGATCGCGGCGAGCCGGCGGAACGAATCCCGGACGTGCGCGAGGTCCCGGTAGATGTCGGCGTGGTCGAACTCGATGCTGGTCAGCAGCACGACCTTCGGCCGGTAGTGGAGGAACTTCGGCCCCTTGTCGAAGTAGGCCGTGTCGTACTCGTCCCCCTCGATGACGAAGCGCGGCCCCTTCCCGATCCGGTAGCTCACGGGGAAGTTCTTCGGGACTCCGCCGATGAGGAACGACGGATCGTCCTCCAGCGCGAAAAGGGACCAGGCGGCCAGCGACGCGGTCGTCGTCTTTCCGTGGGTCCCGGCCACGACGACCGACTCGAGCTCCCCGATGAAATGCTCCGCCACCGCCTGCGGCATCGACAGGATGGGAAGCCCCCGCCGGACCGCCTCCTCCGCCTCCGGGTTCCCGCACGAGATCGCGTTGCCCACGACGACGAGCTCCGCGTCGGCGGGGATGTTCTCCGCCGCGTACGGCGAGGAGAGCCGGATGCCGAGGTTTTCGAGCTGCGTGCTCATCGGCGGGTAGACGTTGGCGTCGGACCCGGTGACGCGGAACCCCTTCTCCCGCAGCATCCCGGCCAGCGACGCCATCCCGACGCCGCACGCCGCGATCAGGTGCACGTTCTTCATCTTCCCATCCCCTTCCACACGGCATCGTGGATCCGGGGGCGCAGCGCGGAGAGTTTCCGGTTGCCGCTCCCGTACGCCACGCGGTTCGTCAGCAGCACCACGGAGGTCTCGCGCTCCGGGTCGATCCACAAAGAGCAGCCGGTGTAGCCGAGGTGGCCGACGGCGTCCGCGGGAGCCAGCGCCCCCGCCTGCGAAGGCGCCGCTTCCCCCGGGGTCGGCGTGTCGAAGCCGGCGGTCCGGGGACAGCCGGGCGGCTCGGGGACCCGCGTGGTCATCGCAATCGCAGAATGCCGGCTCAGGACCCGCCCCTCCCCCCTGCGCGCCCGAACGACCTCGCGGGCAAACAGGTGAAGGTCGCGTGCGGTGGAGAAGACGCCCGCGTGCCCCGCCACCCCTCCCATCGCCGCAGCGTTCTCGTCGTCCGCCTCCCCTTCCTTCTCCCTTTGCCGTTCCTCCGACCAGCCGGTCGGGACGATCCGCGCCGCTTCCTCCTCGCCCACGGAGCCCTGCGGAAGGAAGCGCGTGTCCCGCATCCCGAGCGGGTCGATCAACTTCTCTTTCAGAAGCCGGTCGAGCGACCGGAATCCCGCGACCTCGACCGCCCTCCCGAGGAGCATGTACCCGAGATCGCTGTAATCCCAGGCGCTGCCGGGATCGCGGGAAAGCGGCAGGGAGAGGACCTCGGCGAGGATCCGGTCGTGCCCCTCGGCGGTCCCGAATAGCGGCCTCCCCGTCCGCCTCTCCTCCTCGCGCACCTTTTCATATAAAGGACGCCATGCCGGCAGGCCGGACGTGTGCGAGAGCAGGTGCAGGAACCGGATCGCACGTGTCCGGGGATCGGCCGAGGAAAACGGCAGGATTTCGGCGACGCACCGATCGACGGAAAGGTGCCCTTCCT
The genomic region above belongs to Thermodesulfobacteriota bacterium and contains:
- a CDS encoding VCBS repeat-containing protein, giving the protein MRCNQARIAARFLGAVLTLSFLLSPATPVAAAGYPRRIAVAPFVSLAKEDIGSTVAVLPRLLASRLMALAGADVLLLPADGKSPAESALEAKYPLLLQGTVSKVGKGYSIDATVTDLAEGKSAGAFFASAATEDEIIAQLGAMSGEIAEKVFGVQGAVRAVSPAPVAAAPVLAAPVLAPQAIGGASGPSQSQAAAPSAAAAPAPTTLAGGWVPSSIKKVGQSDKISDELYGVVTVRRDAEGNGLVAAYGKNVIYIYQVKGEEVLPYTRIRRPLSEHILAVDAIDLDGDGEQEIVVTNLIEESIQSFILKKRGDLYEEVAGKIRYFLVVLPDWNGKPTLVGQYQGVVSPFQGKIVPLRWDGKILAAGEEFPHETKISPLSSGALGLSSGRFGNEWRLLYTDEESYLRVLDSSGKSIYKSRARYGYGMDSFEWGPYIEIEGRRMRIPLRMPARVIPGSGGDPLVLATEVKKGLLDLAGGTYDSTRLALLQWEVGEFLEKAGTQGTSLFLSGADFLNMPPFPKGGKVVASAIEQTGTVLRDKVSRLHIYRVE
- a CDS encoding serine hydrolase domain-containing protein, which produces MNGPAGGDDPRFREAAELLEAGTRDEAYSAAVLSAVRGDDVAWERTAGHARPDSVFDIASLTKPLTAALFFVLCQEGHLSVDRCVAEILPFSSADPRTRAIRFLHLLSHTSGLPAWRPLYEKVREEERRTGRPLFGTAEGHDRILAEVLSLPLSRDPGSAWDYSDLGYMLLGRAVEVAGFRSLDRLLKEKLIDPLGMRDTRFLPQGSVGEEEAARIVPTGWSEERQREKEGEADDENAAAMGGVAGHAGVFSTARDLHLFAREVVRARRGEGRVLSRHSAIAMTTRVPEPPGCPRTAGFDTPTPGEAAPSQAGALAPADAVGHLGYTGCSLWIDPERETSVVLLTNRVAYGSGNRKLSALRPRIHDAVWKGMGR
- the murC gene encoding UDP-N-acetylmuramate--L-alanine ligase, whose amino-acid sequence is MKNVHLIAACGVGMASLAGMLREKGFRVTGSDANVYPPMSTQLENLGIRLSSPYAAENIPADAELVVVGNAISCGNPEAEEAVRRGLPILSMPQAVAEHFIGELESVVVAGTHGKTTTASLAAWSLFALEDDPSFLIGGVPKNFPVSYRIGKGPRFVIEGDEYDTAYFDKGPKFLHYRPKVVLLTSIEFDHADIYRDLAHVRDSFRRLAAILPPDGLLVACADYRDVVEVAGEARCPVVFYSTKDGAAEGTAGRESWSVRGTGEAGGMTAFRMENWERALDFRFPLPGIHNAANAAGVAIVLMRLGFPANRVASAFERFAGVRRRQEVVGEFRGILVIDDFAHHPTAVRETVRAVRGRYPGRRVVAVFEPRSNTSRRKVFQREFTEALAEADEVVVAGVFGADKIPEEERLSPEDVAAGLQAMGHPARFIREVDDIVEHVAGSCRPGDLVLLMSNGGFGGIQGKLAARLNR